From the genome of Ignavibacteriota bacterium:
AAACTGGCGGCGCAGTTCGCGGTGTGCGACAACTTCTATTGTGATTCGGATGTGTCGGCGGACGGTCACCGGTGGCTCTCCGGCACTTATCCCAATGAGTGGGTCGAGGTGAATGTTGCCTCCGCATACGGCGGCGGAAGGAACCCGAAACCGGTGTCCACAGCCCCCGGCGTGCTGGCGATGACCGGTTCCTCCGGTGCGGTGTATCCCGAGGACCTCAACGAAGCGGGGACGCTCTGGGACCACTTCGAGCGGAACAAGGTCGACTTCTTCAATTTCGGGTTCGGCCTGGACCAGGTGAACACGATCGAGGACATGGCGTTCAAGCATACCGGCGAGCGGTACACCGTGAACTATCCCATTCCGGCGCCGCTGCACACCCGTTCCTCCGACCTGTTCCCGACGTGGAACATGGCGATCCCGGACCAGTTCCGGATGGACATGTTCATCAGGGAGTTCAAGGACCGGTGGGTGGGCGAAGGGAAGACGATGCCGCAGGTGCTTACGGTGTATCTCCCCAACGACCACGGTGCCGGGGTGAGGCCCGGGGCCGGGTACCCGATGGTGGAAAGCTACATGATGGACAACGACCTGGCGTTGGGGCGGCTGGTGGATTTCCTGTCGCATACCCCGTACTGGAAGAACATGGCGATCCTGGTCACCGAAGATGACCCGCAGGGGGGTGTGGACCACGTGGATGCGCACCGGAGCATCGCGATGGTCATCTCGCCCTATGCGAAAAAGGGCCACGTCAGCCACGTCCACACGAGCTTCGGAAGTCTGATGAAGACCATGTGGAATGTCCTTGGAGTTCCGTACCTTAATCAGTATGATGCCTCTGTCGCCGACATGGCGGACTGCTTCATGGACTCGCCGGACCCCACGCCGTACGTAGCGCTGCCTGTGGACACGGACATCTTCGATCCGGAGAAGGCGATGACGCCTCTGGACGAGAACTTCGATTGGGAAGCATTGTTCGCGTCGCCGGAGCTGGACGATCCCGAGACCATGAAGGAGTGGAGCGAGGCCGACCGCGAGGAGCGGGGGAGGATGGCGGCGATCGTCTTCCCGCCGGTCATCGAGCCCGCGGGTGGCGCATTCGCCGGCAGCCAGGAGGTCCGCATCCGCAGGGTCGGACCGTCGGGCACCGTGCACTACACGGTGGACGGCAGTGCACCCGATGCCTCATCACCGGAATACACGACACCGTTCACGATCACGGCAAGCACCACAGTGCAGGCCGTCACGATCGGGCGCGACGGCAAAACGAGCAGGATGAAGAGCGCGGTGTTCACGAAGGGCTCCCGCGCGAAGTAAGACGACGTACACAATGATGAAAGGTGGTTCCATGCCAAGTCCAGCAGAACAGGTCAAACGCTATCTGCTCGCCGGCGTCTCGTACGCGATACCATTCGTGGCCGCGGGCGGCATCATGATCGCCACCGCGATCGCATTCGTGCCGATGACCCCCACGGGTCCTGACTTCACCAACGCACCGTTCCTCAAGATGGTGCTGGATATCGGTGTGGCCGCGTTCTCGTTCCTGGTGCCTGTGCTGGGCGGCTATATCGCCTTCGGCATCGCGGACCGTCCGGGATTGGTTGCCGGCTTCGTCGGCGGCTACATCGCCAATCAGGTCGGCGCCGGGTTCCTCGGCGGCATCGTCGCCGGACTCATCGCCGGCGGCGTGGTATTCGGGTTGAAGAAGATCAAGCTCCCCCCGTATCTCCGTCCGGTCATGCCCATTCTTGTCATACCGGTGATCTCTTCCCTCGTGGTCGGGTTCATCATGTATCAGGTGATCGGATCCCCCATCAAGGACTTCATGAACTTCCTGACCGAATGGCTGAAAGGTATGAGTGCGGGGAGCAGCGTGGTGCTTGCGCTGATCATCGGTGCCATGATCGCATTCGACATGGGCGGACCGGTGAACAAAGTGGCATTCTTCTTCGGCGTGGCGATGATCAAGGACGGCAACTTCGCCGTCATGGGCGCCGCCGCCGCGGCGATCTGCATCCCGCCGATCGGCCTCGGCCTTGCGACGGTCATCGGCAAGAAGCTCTGGGCGGAAGAAGAACGTGAAGCGGGCTATGCAGCATTGGCCATGGGCATGATCGGCATCACCGAGGGCGCGATACCGTTCGCCGCCGGCGATCCGATCCGCGTCATCCCCACCATCATGGCCGGGTCCATGGTCGGTGCGGTGATCGCCATGCTCGGTGGCGTGGGCGACCATGCCCCGCACGGCGGTCCGATCGTGTTGCCGGTGATCGACAACCGCATCATGTATATCATCGCCATCGCGGCCGGGTCGCTGACCGTGGCCTTCCTCATCAATACCCTGCGCAAGATCGCGGCAGCAAAACTGGAAAGGACAGCAGCATGAAGATCGTCGCCGTCACCGCCTGCCCCACGGGCATCGCACACACGTACATGGCCGCCGAGCAGCTGCAGAAGGCTGCAAAGAAGTTCGGACACAGCATCAAGGTGGAGACCCAGGGCTCCATGGGCATCGAGAACGAGATCTCCCAGGCCGAAGTCGATGCCGCGGACATCGCCATCTTCGCCGTCGGCATCCCGGTGCTGAACAAGGACCGTTTCGCGAAGATCAAGGTGCTGGAAGTGGGCGTCCAGGAAGCCATCAAGAAGCCCGACGCCATCTTCGAGAAACTCGGACAGTAAAGAAGACCCCTTCTCATGCCCCGTGATCTGCAGTTCGTCTTTCCCCTGAAGAACGGGTTCCATGCGCGGCCTGCCAGCGCATTCCAGGAACTCGCGAACCGCTATGCGTCCACGGTCACGGTCGTGAACGAGATGTCGGATGCCACCGCGAACGGGAAGAGTACCCCGGCGCTCGTCAGCACCATGACGAAGGAAGGCGACCGGTGCGTCGTGCGGATCGAAGGGACCGATGCGGAGCGCGCCGCCGATGCGATCCAGATGTTCCTGGACGAAACGCTGCCGCATTGCGATGACGATATGCCCGCGCCGGTCGCACCGGTCTGCGGGCGTGTCCCACGTCTTCTGCGCGACACCGCTGCTGCCGTCATGCATGGGATCCCCGTCAGCGCGGGCATCGCCTGCGCGCCGGCGCATCTGGTACACGCGCGTACGCTCACATTGCCACCTGCGGCCGCGAAATCCACCGGACCCAGAAAAGAGCGGGAACGGCTGCATCATGCTCTGGAAGTGCTCGAGTCGTCGTACCGCTCCGGCCCCGCGCGGCGAGGCACCGAAGCGGAGGTTGCAAAGGCGCATCTGTCGATCGTGACGGACGTGGAATTTCGGACGGAGCTCGAGACCAGTATCGCGGACCACGGCATGAGTACCGGGCAGGCGGTCATCCGGACCGCCGGGCGGTATGTGGCATTGCTCGGCAGTGCGGACAGCGAGTACCTGCGCGAGCGTGCGGTCGATATCCGCGATGTTGCGGCGCAGATCATGGACGCCGCCTACGGTGCGCCCGAAGAGTCACACGATGCACCGCTGAAGAAGGATGTGGTGGTGGTGGCGGACGATCTGACGCCGTCGCAGTTCATGGGACTCGACAAGAGGCGTTTGAAAGGGTTGGCGCTGGCACACGCGGGGGCCACATCGCACACGGTCATCCTCGCCCGTTCGCTCGGCATCCCGTGCGTCATCGGCGTACCGGACGCGGTGCTGCATCTGACACCCGGAGATATGGTGGTATTGGATGCGGTGCGCGGCATCGTGGTCAGCGCTCCGTCGGAGCCCGTGCTCGCCTTCTACAGGGCAGAGCAGCGGACGCAGGAGCGGATCGCGCAGCGGTTGACGGTGCATGCGGGGCGTGATGCGCGGACGGCCGACGGCACACGCATCGAGGTGGCGGCGAATGCCGCATCCGTGGAAGAAGTAGAGAAGGCGTTCCGCGATGGCGCGGAAGGGATCGGACTGTTCCGGACCGAGATGCTCTTCATGGACCGCAGTGCGCCGCCCACGGAAGATGAGCAGTTCGCGGTGTATGCCGCGACCATGCGCGCGGCGAAAGGGCGTCCGGTCATCTTCCGCACGCTGGATATCGGCGGCGACAAAGGGGTGGAGTATCTGGGGTTGCCGGAAGAAGAGAATCCGTTCCTCGGTTACCGTGCGGTGCGGCTGTATCCTGCGTTCCAGGAAATGATCGACGCGCAGCTCCGTGCCTTGCTGCGCGCA
Proteins encoded in this window:
- a CDS encoding PTS transporter subunit EIIC, whose protein sequence is MPSPAEQVKRYLLAGVSYAIPFVAAGGIMIATAIAFVPMTPTGPDFTNAPFLKMVLDIGVAAFSFLVPVLGGYIAFGIADRPGLVAGFVGGYIANQVGAGFLGGIVAGLIAGGVVFGLKKIKLPPYLRPVMPILVIPVISSLVVGFIMYQVIGSPIKDFMNFLTEWLKGMSAGSSVVLALIIGAMIAFDMGGPVNKVAFFFGVAMIKDGNFAVMGAAAAAICIPPIGLGLATVIGKKLWAEEEREAGYAALAMGMIGITEGAIPFAAGDPIRVIPTIMAGSMVGAVIAMLGGVGDHAPHGGPIVLPVIDNRIMYIIAIAAGSLTVAFLINTLRKIAAAKLERTAA
- a CDS encoding PTS fructose transporter subunit IIB; translation: MKIVAVTACPTGIAHTYMAAEQLQKAAKKFGHSIKVETQGSMGIENEISQAEVDAADIAIFAVGIPVLNKDRFAKIKVLEVGVQEAIKKPDAIFEKLGQ
- the ptsP gene encoding phosphoenolpyruvate--protein phosphotransferase, whose translation is MPRDLQFVFPLKNGFHARPASAFQELANRYASTVTVVNEMSDATANGKSTPALVSTMTKEGDRCVVRIEGTDAERAADAIQMFLDETLPHCDDDMPAPVAPVCGRVPRLLRDTAAAVMHGIPVSAGIACAPAHLVHARTLTLPPAAAKSTGPRKERERLHHALEVLESSYRSGPARRGTEAEVAKAHLSIVTDVEFRTELETSIADHGMSTGQAVIRTAGRYVALLGSADSEYLRERAVDIRDVAAQIMDAAYGAPEESHDAPLKKDVVVVADDLTPSQFMGLDKRRLKGLALAHAGATSHTVILARSLGIPCVIGVPDAVLHLTPGDMVVLDAVRGIVVSAPSEPVLAFYRAEQRTQERIAQRLTVHAGRDARTADGTRIEVAANAASVEEVEKAFRDGAEGIGLFRTEMLFMDRSAPPTEDEQFAVYAATMRAAKGRPVIFRTLDIGGDKGVEYLGLPEEENPFLGYRAVRLYPAFQEMIDAQLRALLRASALGKAKIMIPMIASVTEVRAMRVWIDRIKEELGAAKVAFNPSTEIGIMVEIPSVAFVMDQLAPLVDFFSIGSNDLTQYFLAVDRGNPKVRGLYSSFTPSFLRLLKMITDGAHRHGRWVGMCGELGGKIPAAPLFLGLGLDEISLASPGIPAMKERISQFTAADGGAILTQTLACETPEDVEAMLAAAAGSRLAGKPLIDGNIIVLESENSDKALVIRELVNALHADGRTADPDEVEEAVWRREETFSTGIGFGVAIPHCKSAAVMSSSIAFLRPAKPFLWVEGDEDPVNMVILLTINDAAPGDEHLRIIAKLSRKLMHDEFREKLIGAPSPSDVVAALSEAMQ